The following are encoded in a window of Telmatobacter sp. DSM 110680 genomic DNA:
- a CDS encoding plasmid partition protein ParG — protein sequence MSSIAKIIEEEIKRLNMNLTVSLHNAFKAATAARGENMTDVLMAYIKAYVEKNSTKGRRR from the coding sequence GTGAGCTCGATCGCGAAGATCATAGAAGAGGAGATTAAGCGCTTGAACATGAACCTTACCGTATCTCTGCATAACGCCTTCAAGGCTGCCACCGCAGCCCGCGGCGAGAACATGACGGATGTCTTGATGGCGTACATCAAGGCTTACGTCGAGAAGAACTCAACCAAGGGGCGG
- a CDS encoding helix-turn-helix transcriptional regulator produces the protein MSRSIQPPSCPNLSRRQVWGQFFGDLVRDVRVEKGRTVKEAAAESGIEVAEWKAVEAGRVPTSRELIHRMADGLTIDHMGMASLVLFCHEAWEK, from the coding sequence ATGAGCAGATCAATTCAGCCGCCTTCCTGTCCCAACCTATCTCGTCGCCAGGTCTGGGGCCAGTTCTTCGGCGACCTTGTTCGCGATGTTCGGGTCGAGAAGGGCCGTACCGTCAAGGAAGCGGCCGCGGAGTCGGGGATAGAAGTCGCGGAATGGAAGGCCGTTGAAGCCGGCCGAGTGCCGACGAGCCGGGAACTGATCCACCGCATGGCCGATGGCCTGACGATCGATCACATGGGGATGGCCTCCCTGGTGTTGTTCTGTCATGAGGCCTGGGAGAAGTAA